A region of Panicum virgatum strain AP13 chromosome 8N, P.virgatum_v5, whole genome shotgun sequence DNA encodes the following proteins:
- the LOC120685961 gene encoding uncharacterized protein LOC120685961, giving the protein MLYAPLPQSAAGAGARAPGAPVGNTLAMGELMRKKHGRLRKYAPMAAWPWRCPHLLRLHRRRRGSRPLAAPARRVLHQRPPVRPQRQASRQLRQEEAVRSLVEKHEQYLVFVPSPHLPQNARR; this is encoded by the exons ATGCTGTACGCGCCTCTGCCGCAGTCCGCCGCGGGTgcgggcgcgagagcgccaGGCGCACCGGTGGGCAACACTCTGGCCATGGGCGAGCTGATGCGCAAGAAGCACGGCCGACTGCGCAAGTACGCGCCCATGGCAGCATGGCCCTGGCGCTGCCCTCATCTCCTCCGCCTtcaccggcggcgccgcggctccCGGCCACTAGCAGCACCAGCACGACGGGTTCTCCATCAGCGGCCCCCCGTCCGACCCCAACGCCAAGCGTCACGACAGCTCCGGCAAGAAGAAGCAGTTCGAAGCCTTG TGGAGAAGCACGAGCAGTACCTGGTTTTTGTGCCCTCCCCTCATCTTCCTCAAAATGCAAG AAGGTAG